GTGAACACGTTGGCACGCACGATGTCCGAGACGCTGCGTGCCGCCCGGGTCGGTACGTCATTGGTCTTACCCGCGGCGACCCGCTCGGCGACCTCGGCGTCGGTCAGCCCGGAAACGATCGTGGTCACCAGTGCTCCGGTCTCTTCACGCGAGCGTTCATCGGTGCTCTACTCTCTTCGCGCAAGCGCTCATCGCAAGAACGCACCCTTCCCGTCCTCGTCGCAGATCTCCACGGTGAGCTTGTCCCCGTCGAACGTGGCCTTCGAAATCGTTCCGGGCGGCGCATTCTCACTCATCGGGGTGAAGGTGAAGACGTTGCCGTCCCAATGCTCCAACTCGAAGCTGTCGCCACGCGGGCCCAGTGCCAGTGCCAGTTTCCCATCCCGTTCCGACACGGTGGCCGGACCCCAGTACTCGCTCTGATAGACACCGGCGTAGGTCGGCAGGGGCTGGGCGGCGGCCGGGTCGGCCGGCCGCGGCTTGCCGACCAGGGAGCCCACCGGCGCACTGATCGGTAGCAGCGCATTCTTGTAGAGCTTGTACCAGTCCTCGCGGACCTCGCCGAACTGCACGAGGTCGCTGAACTCGGCGGTCAGCGCCTCGGGCACCCCGGATGCGGTGCCGTTGGTGAGTGCGACGATACCGACGTCTGCCGACGGCAGGATGAGGAAGTTCGTTCCGGCACCGGACTCGAATGCCCCCGAGTGACTCACCTCGGTGCGGGCCCCCGACGAGGTGCTCAGGTTGACGCCGAACCCGTAGAAACCCGACCGCATCGCCGGTTCGCTGGGCGGGCTGGACAGGATCTGCGGGCTGAGCACGGGCAACAGCGCCTCGCGATCGATCAGTTGGCTGCCGTCATGGGCACCCTCGGCCAGCACCATCGCCAACCATCGGGTCATGTCGTTCACCGAGGAACTCACGCCGCCTGCCGGCGCCTGGGCATCGGGTTCACGCACCATCAGGGGCTGGTACGCCCCGTCTACCCGGGTGTGCCCCACTGCCCGGTTCGGACGTTCCGCGAAGTCGGCAAAGCGGTAACTCGTCGAATCCATGCCCAGCGGCCCGAACAACGCATCCTGGCCCAGCTGGTCCCAGCTCTTGCCGGCGGCCACGGCCACCGCCTCTGCCCCGGCGGTCAGTCCGAAGTTGGTGTAAGCGTATGAAATTCGGAACGGATCGAGCGGTAGCTGGCGCAGCTTCTCCAGGATGGCCCGACGCCCGAAGCCGATGTCCTCCAGATAATCGCCGGCGTGGTCGGGCAAACCGGTGCGGTGCGAGAACAGGTCGCCGACGGTGACCATCCGGGTCACCACGGGGTCGGACAACTCGAACCACGGCAGCTTGTCGACCACCGGGGTGTCCCAGCCGACCACCTTCTCGCTGACCTGCTGGGCGACGACGGTGCTGCTGACCGACTTCGACACCGAGGCCAGCTGGAACACCGTGTCGGCATCCACCGCCTCGTCGGTGCGGATGTCCTTCACCCCGAAGCCCTTGGCATACAACGTCTTCCCTTGGTGCACGACGGCCACGGCCAGCCCGGGTACCCCGGATTCCGTCAGCAGCCGTTCGGCAATGCCATCGAGTTTGCCGACCGCATTCTCGACGGCGTTGTCCGGCAAGGGCATCGCGGGCACCAGCGGCGGGGGCACATCGGAGCCCACCGGCACGGCCGGTTGTTGTGCCGGCACGGAGGCACAACCGGCCACCAGCGCCGCCGCAGCGACGCACAAGATCAGTCTCACGGCGTCAACGCTAGCCGGTCAGTCCCGCCACCACGCATCGATCGCTGCGGAGCTGACCAGCTGACCCGGTTTCGGGGTGGCCACCGCGACCCCCTCGGCGGCGGCCGCGGCCAGCATCCGCTCCACCGGCTCCGACCACGGGTGCGGGGCCAGCCGGAAGGTCGCCCAGTGGATCGGCACCAGCAGCCCGGTGTCGGTGACATCGCGGTGCGCCCGCACCGCCTCCTCCGGATCCATGTGGATGTCCGGCCAGGCGGGGTGATACGCCCCGATCGGCATCAGGGTCAGATCGAACGGTCCGTAGGCGTCGCCGATCCCGGTGAAGGCGGTCGTATAGCCGGTGTCCCCGCCGAAGAACACCCGGTGCCGCGGCCCGATCAGCGCCCACGACGACCACAACGTCACGTTGCGGGTCAGGAAGCGGCCGGAGAAGTGCCGGGCCGGGGTGCACACCAGGCGCAGGGACCCCAGGTCGGCGCCCTCGTCCCAGTCCAGTTCCACGATCCGTTCCGGGGGCAGACCCCAGGTGCGCAGATGCGCCCCGATTCCCAGCGGGACGTAGAACTTCGCACGCTGGCTGCGGGCCAGCGCCTTGATGCTGTCGATATCGAGGTGGTCGTAGTGGTCGTGGCTGATGATCACCGCGTCGACGGCGGGCAGCTCGTCGAGTTCGGCCGGCACGGGATGCAGGCGTTGCGGGCCGATGACCCGCGACGGTGAGCAGCGCCGGCTCCACACCGGGTCGGCCAGCACCCGGTAGCCGTCCACCTCGATCAGCGCCGACGAATGCCCGTACCAGGTGACGGCCACATCGGCGGGCGGGACGTCCAGCGCGGGCGTCACGACCGGGATCTCCCGCGGCGGGTGCTGGGCCTGGCCGCCGGTCAGCACATCGCGCACCAGCGCGAACTGATCCGCCCGGGTCAGTTGGGCCGGCGAGGCCGGTTCCCGGTTGACGAACACACCGTCGCGGTAGTTCGGCGAGCGTTTGGCGGCCGTACCGATGTCGGCGGCGCCCAGCGCGGTCGGGGCGCCCTGCACGGCACGCAGTACCCAGCCGCCCGCGACCACCGCCGCGGTCCCGCCGAGCACCCGTGCCGCCTGCCCGAACATCAGGCCCCGAGGAACTTGGGTGTGCGCTTCTCGATCCGGGCGACCTGGGCCTCGATCACGTCCGGGCTGGCCCAGGCCTTGTCGAAGCCCTCCTTGTGGGCCGGCCAGGGCTCCTCGTACGCGCCGTCGTCGTTGAGGACACGTTTGGAGTGCGCCACCGAAAGCGGTGCGTACCCGGCGATCTCGGCTGCCCAGGCCTGGGTGTCGGCGAGATCGCCGACCCGGTTGACCATCCCGGTCTGCGTCGCGGTCTCCAGGTCGAGGCGCTCGGCGGCGATCAGCATGGCGCGGGCCCGGCCGTGCCCGACCAGCGACACCAGCCGGCGGATCGACCAGTTGTCGAGCGCCAGCCCGTACTTGGCGATCGGGAACTGGAAGAAGGTGCCCGGAGCGGCCACCCGCAGATCACAGATCATCGCCAGGATCACCCCGGCCCCGATCGCGGGTCCGTTGAGGGCGGCGATCACCGGCACCGGGCTGGCGTCGATGGCCAGGTTCAGTTCCTTGGCCTTCTCCGGGAGATCCCTGGCCACGCCCTCGGCGTCGGAGAGGTCCGCGCCCGCGCTGAACACCGGGCCCTGCCCGGTCAGCACGATGGCCCGGACACCGGTGGTCGCGGAATCCTGGCTGGCCTTCTCGATCTCTTCCCGCAGTCCGTCGACGAGCGGGGCGTTGAGTGCGTTGCGGCGCTCGGGGCGCTGCATCTCCAGGGTGAGGACATTGCCTTCGCGGGTCACTCCAATCATGAACCCCAGCCTATATAGCCTTTAGCCGTGAGCAGTGCGCTGGCACTACGTGATGCCGTCCTGGATGAGGGTTCCTTCCGCAGTTGGGACAGCGCTCCCCTGCAGGTCGCCGAGTCCGATTCCTACCGCGCCGAGCTGGCCGCGGCCGCCGTGAAGTCGGGGCTCGACGAGTCGGTGCTGACCGGGGAGGGCACCGTCTTCGGGCGGCGGGTAGCCGTGCTGGCCTGCGAGTTCGACTTCCTGGCCGGATCCATCGGGGTGGCCGCCGCCGAGCGGATCACCGCGGCCGTCACCCGCGCGACCGCCGAACGGCTGCCCCTGCTGGCCTCACCGGCCTCCGGCGGCACCCGCATGCAGGAGGGCACCGTCGCGTTCCTGCAGATGGTGAAGATCGCCGCCGCTGTGGAACTGCACAAACGCGAGCACCTGCCCTACATCGTCTATCTGCGCCACCCCACCACCGGCGGGGTGTTCGCGTCCTGGGGTTCGCTCGGGCACGTCACCGCCGCCGAACCCGGCGCACTGATCGGCTTCCTCGGTCCCCGGGTCTACGAGCACCTCTACGGCGAGAAGTTCCCGCCCGGGGTCCAGACCGCGGAGAACCTGTACCGGCACGGCGTCATCGACGGGGTGGTGGCACTCGACGCGCTGCGCGCGGTGCTCGGCCGCACGCTGGGGGTGATCTGCGATCCGCCCGGCCCGCCCCCGCCGGTCCCCTTCACCGCGGACACACCCGACATCCCGGCCTGGGATTCGGTGCTGGCATCCCGGCGTCCGGACCGGCCCGGCGCGGAGTACGTGCTGCGGTACGGGGCGACCGACCCGGTGGTGTTGTCGGCGACCGGCGGGCAGGAGCGAAGCGACCCGGGGATCAAGCACGGCACCAGTACCGGGCAGACGCTGGTGGCGCTGGCCCGGTTCGGTGGTCAGCCCGCGGTGGTGCTCGGGCAGCGTCGGCTCGGCATGCTCGGCCCGGAGGCTCTGCGTGGGGCCCGGCGCGGGATGGCGCTGGCCGCCGGGCTGCGGCTGCCCTTGGTGTCCTTCATCGACACCGCGGGCCCGGCGCTGTCGGCCGATGCCGAGCAGGGCGGGCTGGCCGGTGAGATCGCCCGCTGTCTGGCGGAATTGGTGACACTCGAGGTCCCGACGGTCTCGGTGCTGCTCGGGCAGGGCAGCGGCGGCCCGGCGCTGGCGATGGTGCCCGCGGACCGGGTGCTGGCCGCCCAGCACGGCTGGCTGGCACCGCTGCCGCCGGAAGGGGCCAGCGCGATCGTCTTCCGCGACACCGAGCACGCCCCGGAACTATCTGCGGCCCAAGGGATCCGGTCGAAGGATCTGCTGCGCAACGGGATCGTGGACGCCATCGTGCCCGAGCTGCCGGACGCCGCCGACGAGCCGATGGAGTTCACCACCCGGCTGTCGGCGACCATCGCCGGTGAGTTGCACCGGCTGCGCACGATGTCGGGCATCGAGCGGCTCGGTACCCGGCTGCACCGGTTCCGCAAGATCGGGCTGCCGGGCTGAGTGCCCCGGCGATTGCGCCCCGCCGGTCACACCTCGATCGGCGGGTTCAGTCTCTCCATCGTGTACTGCCGGTCCCGGCGCGCGGCCCAGGAACTCGCGGCCAGCGCCGCCACCAGCAGTCCGCCCAGCACCGCGATCGCGATCCACAGCCGGGAGTCCACACCGCCGGCGATGGTCTGCCGTAACCCGTTGACGGCGTACGTCATCGGGTCGTACGGGTGCAGGATCTGGAAGGGTTTGGCGGTCGTCTCGACCGGATAGATGCCACCGGCCGACACCAGCTGCAGCATCAGGAAGGCCAGCGTCACCACCCTGCCCACCGCCACCCCGAACAGCGCGTTGAACGCCTGGATGATCGCCAG
This region of Mycolicibacterium diernhoferi genomic DNA includes:
- a CDS encoding serine hydrolase, with the translated sequence MRLILCVAAAALVAGCASVPAQQPAVPVGSDVPPPLVPAMPLPDNAVENAVGKLDGIAERLLTESGVPGLAVAVVHQGKTLYAKGFGVKDIRTDEAVDADTVFQLASVSKSVSSTVVAQQVSEKVVGWDTPVVDKLPWFELSDPVVTRMVTVGDLFSHRTGLPDHAGDYLEDIGFGRRAILEKLRQLPLDPFRISYAYTNFGLTAGAEAVAVAAGKSWDQLGQDALFGPLGMDSTSYRFADFAERPNRAVGHTRVDGAYQPLMVREPDAQAPAGGVSSSVNDMTRWLAMVLAEGAHDGSQLIDREALLPVLSPQILSSPPSEPAMRSGFYGFGVNLSTSSGARTEVSHSGAFESGAGTNFLILPSADVGIVALTNGTASGVPEALTAEFSDLVQFGEVREDWYKLYKNALLPISAPVGSLVGKPRPADPAAAQPLPTYAGVYQSEYWGPATVSERDGKLALALGPRGDSFELEHWDGNVFTFTPMSENAPPGTISKATFDGDKLTVEICDEDGKGAFLR
- a CDS encoding MBL fold metallo-hydrolase — encoded protein: MFGQAARVLGGTAAVVAGGWVLRAVQGAPTALGAADIGTAAKRSPNYRDGVFVNREPASPAQLTRADQFALVRDVLTGGQAQHPPREIPVVTPALDVPPADVAVTWYGHSSALIEVDGYRVLADPVWSRRCSPSRVIGPQRLHPVPAELDELPAVDAVIISHDHYDHLDIDSIKALARSQRAKFYVPLGIGAHLRTWGLPPERIVELDWDEGADLGSLRLVCTPARHFSGRFLTRNVTLWSSWALIGPRHRVFFGGDTGYTTAFTGIGDAYGPFDLTLMPIGAYHPAWPDIHMDPEEAVRAHRDVTDTGLLVPIHWATFRLAPHPWSEPVERMLAAAAAEGVAVATPKPGQLVSSAAIDAWWRD
- a CDS encoding acetyl-coenzyme A carboxylase carboxyl transferase subunits beta/alpha, which codes for MSSALALRDAVLDEGSFRSWDSAPLQVAESDSYRAELAAAAVKSGLDESVLTGEGTVFGRRVAVLACEFDFLAGSIGVAAAERITAAVTRATAERLPLLASPASGGTRMQEGTVAFLQMVKIAAAVELHKREHLPYIVYLRHPTTGGVFASWGSLGHVTAAEPGALIGFLGPRVYEHLYGEKFPPGVQTAENLYRHGVIDGVVALDALRAVLGRTLGVICDPPGPPPPVPFTADTPDIPAWDSVLASRRPDRPGAEYVLRYGATDPVVLSATGGQERSDPGIKHGTSTGQTLVALARFGGQPAVVLGQRRLGMLGPEALRGARRGMALAAGLRLPLVSFIDTAGPALSADAEQGGLAGEIARCLAELVTLEVPTVSVLLGQGSGGPALAMVPADRVLAAQHGWLAPLPPEGASAIVFRDTEHAPELSAAQGIRSKDLLRNGIVDAIVPELPDAADEPMEFTTRLSATIAGELHRLRTMSGIERLGTRLHRFRKIGLPG
- a CDS encoding enoyl-CoA hydratase, which translates into the protein MIGVTREGNVLTLEMQRPERRNALNAPLVDGLREEIEKASQDSATTGVRAIVLTGQGPVFSAGADLSDAEGVARDLPEKAKELNLAIDASPVPVIAALNGPAIGAGVILAMICDLRVAAPGTFFQFPIAKYGLALDNWSIRRLVSLVGHGRARAMLIAAERLDLETATQTGMVNRVGDLADTQAWAAEIAGYAPLSVAHSKRVLNDDGAYEEPWPAHKEGFDKAWASPDVIEAQVARIEKRTPKFLGA